GAGTGTTCTTTGTGTATTAATAATGGGTAATGTTTTTTGCTTGTTGCAGAGACAGGAGTTTCTAGGATCACAACTCTTAGATGCAAGAAACTCTCTGGTCAAtggtctaaaacaaacaaaaaaacaaattgacTCTCACAACCTCATAATTTGTAGAAAAGCCATTGTTTCTAACTGGATATGCAAATGTCCATTTCAAATTAATTAATACCATTTACTTATGCAAATGTCCTCCACTGTGTCAGAATATTTTCTCTTAATATTGGATtagtcattttctttattcttttattccatGTTTTATCTTGAGGTTAAGGCTATCTACATAGGAAAAGTGGATTCAAATGTAATTTGATGTGGTAAAGAATCATCACAGATGGCatctttgaaatttatttttcaagtattttttgAGAGAATGTGTGTTGTCTGCATAATTATATCATGCTTTAAAGCCTTCTCTGCTATGAACTACCCTGAATTATCAAGTGATCACTAAGGGACAGAGAAACCCAATAAGGAGGCAGTATCATGGGAGCAActacagaagtgtgtgtgtttgtgtgtgtgtgtgtgtgtgtgagagagagagagagagagagagagagaatgtgcacGAGTACAtagatctctgtgtgtgtatgtgtgtgtgtgtgtatgtgagagagagacagagagagagagagagagagagagaatgtgcacGAGTACAtggatctgtgtgtgtatatgtatgtgtgtgtatgtgtgtgtgtgtgtgtgtgtgtgcttgtatggtATTTATAGATATGTGGTACGCATAGCTGAGttgatatgtgtgcatgcactgtATATTCATGAATGCTAACTCTGGAAGTCTTCAGGGTAAAAACACCAATTGCAGTAAACAAAATGTAAACGTTTCTAGAAGTGACTGTATTGTGCATAGTTCTCTCACATTGTTTCACAGAGGAGCAACACACTTggaaatgtatcataaaattccAGCCGATTTTGATAATTCTTAAGCCAAAAGGTATTTATGgttcacataaaataatagaacGGGAGGTAGAAGTCCTTACACAGTAGACATTTAAAagagtaattttttaaagtgaatgaataagaaaaatctGGCAAATTTAAAACTGAATCTATATTAAAAAAGTCTCTGAATGTCCCATGCAGATCTAAAAGAACCCGGAAATCAGTGATGAGGAACCAAACTGTTGCAACTTTCATCTTGCTGGGACTGACAGATGACCAGCAACTGCAGGTTTTCGTCTTTATCATTCTCTTCTTCACCTACACACTGAGCATCTCTGGAAATCTGGCCATCATTTCGCTCATCATAGTGGATCCTCACCTTAAAACAGCCATGTACTATTTCCTTAAGAACTTTGCTTTCTTAGAGGTCTCGTTCACATCTGCAAGCATCCCCAGATATCTGTATAATATAGCAACAGGTGACAAAATGATTACCTATAATGCCTGTGTTGCCCAAGTATTTTTTACTGGCCTCTTTGGAGTAACTGAATTTTTCCTTCTAGCTGCCATGTCCTATGACCGTTATGTGGCCATCTGCAGGCCACTGCACTATTTGACTACCATGAATACGGCAGTCTGCAGAAgacttgtgttttgttgttgggtAGCTGGTTTGTGTATTTTAATTCCCCCACTTAGCCTGGTCCTAAATCTGGAGTTCTGTAATTCCAATATCATTGATCACTTTATCTGTGATGTTTCTCCTCTCCTAAAAATCTCTTGTTCGGACACTTGGTTCATGGAGCAGACAGTTCTCATCTGCGCTGTACTGACGCTCATTATAACGCTGGTGTGTGTTGTTCTCTCCTATGTTAATATCATCAAGACAGTTCTTAGATTCCCTTCTGCCCAGCAGAGGAAAAAGGCCTTCTCTACCTGTTCTTCCCACATGATTGTGGTTTCCATCACCTATGGCAGCTGCATCTTCATCTACATCAAGCCTTCAGCAAAGGAGGAGGTGGCCATCAACAAGGGTGTGACAGTTCTCACTACTTCCATTGCCCCTATGCTAAACCCCTTCATCTACACACTTAGGAATAGGCAAGTCAAGCAAGCCTTCTATGACTCAATAAGAAGAATTATAGCATTTTCCAAGAAATAAGACATGGTGAAACCCAATAAACATGGACAGTAAACCTCCCAAACGTCTGGGTCAGGTTGACATTTCCTGAACACTCTTTCTCATTGCGGTCAACTGACATTCCTGCTCCCACAAATCTCATTTAGGATCACATCCTTTCATGTGTGCTAATAGCTTTCAGAAACCATAACCCCTGTTTCACTTGAAAATTAAGAataccaaaaaaataataaagtaaaataaaacaacagagaaGTAATTGCCCGAAGATTTTTACAtcttcagcaaaaaaaaaaaagaaaccattgtTTCTTCTAATCCAAaactttcaatttatttatttactggttCACTTAATTAGTTCATTTAATTGGTGTATATTCTCCTTAAAGTAGGTGCTATTGAGGtcctaaaaacagaaaatgacaaaagccaaacaaaaacaaacaaataaaaaaaaaaatcataccccCTCCCCACCATGTACTCTCAGAAATACAAAGGAGAAATGGGAACCAGCCAGTGAACAGATAATCAAAATGTTGCATATGGATAGCAGGGAATGCTTTTGACCATAAAATAGGATAAAGTTCTATCATATTTAATACAGGAAGGATAGAGACGATTGTGTAAAATAAGTCAGGCACAGAGAGGGAAATATGTGGGTTATAGAAGGGCTGATCTCAGAGAAGTTGAGAGTAGATTAGTGTTATCAGAAGCTAGGAGGGTAATGAGGAAGAGAAAGCTGAGAAAAGTTTAATTAAATCACAGGTAAGTAAAATATGGTGGCTATAGAGATAATAATAGCATACTATATAATTCAGAAAgtttgaaaatgaattttgaatgtttttatcATACAGAAATTACTAATTCTTGAAGAAACACAATTTCTATTCTGATTTGGCTATTACACAGTGTTCTCTTGTATCAAGACACCATCTGATACTTCATTAATATGTacacctttatattttaattcacgtttaaaaataattaatatgtaataaaataactctaaaaataaaatggctTACACTGAAATAGatacatgaaagaaaataagcCTTTTGATatcataaaatatcaaaaataatcaTTTATGTTCCTTAAAATGAATCATGTAATATGTTTTTGATGGTTTACTTATTGTTTTCAATAAATTTCTACCACAGTGACCCCTCCCTTGACTCCTAATCCTTCACACTTTTCCTCTGGTCTAAATCTTGCCCAGGATGTGAGGGTGGTCTGACTGAGACATCTGTTACACCATTGGTCACTGCCAAGGTTGATCTGCTGATCTGGACCACTAGGTGGGTCTACCCTCCCTTCCTCGCCACTCCATGTGAGTTCATCCCTCCTGAAGTTTCTCCATCAAAGAGGACAACCTTCCCTGAACAGAGGAGGACCTGTCTTCAGCCAAGGGTATAGGAGTAGATGTGCCTCCTACTAGAACCTCCAAACAAGCTctcaaaaatattcatattttaaagggTATCAAATTAACAACAATCAAAATCCTAAACgttatgggtttgtttttttttttcaaaaagtaaggcatttaaagtttaaaagaatAAACTGGAAATAGTTTTCTTAAAATAAGAGTCTCTATATAGCTCTGTCTATCCtaaagctgacctcaaacttatagAGTCtgcttatctctgcctcctgagtgctgaactATTCTGAGACATCTTTTAATTGCAATATGCcacctgtatatacatatattaaattacACAAAATGCCAGTAGTGTAAATAAACATATGCCAAGAAAGAATCAAAATAGTAAAGTAAACTGCATATATGAATGCTGAAAACTTAGGAAAGTGTCTTAAGGGAATATGCAAAAAATAATGCTGCC
The sequence above is drawn from the Apodemus sylvaticus chromosome 20, mApoSyl1.1, whole genome shotgun sequence genome and encodes:
- the LOC127671222 gene encoding olfactory receptor 6C2-like, with protein sequence MRNQTVATFILLGLTDDQQLQVFVFIILFFTYTLSISGNLAIISLIIVDPHLKTAMYYFLKNFAFLEVSFTSASIPRYLYNIATGDKMITYNACVAQVFFTGLFGVTEFFLLAAMSYDRYVAICRPLHYLTTMNTAVCRRLVFCCWVAGLCILIPPLSLVLNLEFCNSNIIDHFICDVSPLLKISCSDTWFMEQTVLICAVLTLIITLVCVVLSYVNIIKTVLRFPSAQQRKKAFSTCSSHMIVVSITYGSCIFIYIKPSAKEEVAINKGVTVLTTSIAPMLNPFIYTLRNRQVKQAFYDSIRRIIAFSKK